One Bosea sp. 685 DNA segment encodes these proteins:
- a CDS encoding ABC transporter ATP-binding protein, which yields MNAVPQLQAAIPAATPGPVLVVRDLQKSFGGVRAVDGVSFSVQAGTMLALIGPNGAGKTTCFNMLNGQLRPDGGEVLLAGRPITGMKPRAVWRMGVGRTFQITATFTSMTVRENVQMALISHAGGIWSPFGRARDRHVEAADALLAQVGMLEQAERACGVLAYGDLKRVELAVALANQPKLLLMDEPTAGMAPRERIELMALTADIAAAKGIAVLFTEHDMDVVFTHSDSVIVLDRGRLIAHGTAEEVRRDPNVRAVYLGSGATSGGH from the coding sequence ATGAACGCGGTCCCGCAGCTGCAGGCGGCGATTCCCGCCGCGACGCCAGGTCCGGTCCTGGTCGTGCGCGATCTGCAGAAATCCTTCGGCGGCGTGCGCGCGGTCGACGGCGTCTCCTTCTCCGTCCAGGCCGGTACGATGCTGGCGCTGATCGGCCCCAATGGCGCGGGCAAGACGACCTGCTTCAACATGCTCAACGGCCAGCTCAGGCCCGATGGCGGCGAGGTTTTGCTGGCTGGGCGGCCGATCACCGGCATGAAGCCGCGCGCGGTCTGGCGCATGGGCGTCGGTCGCACCTTCCAGATCACCGCGACCTTCACCTCGATGACCGTGCGCGAGAATGTCCAGATGGCGCTGATCTCCCATGCCGGGGGGATCTGGAGCCCGTTCGGGCGCGCCCGAGATCGCCATGTCGAGGCCGCCGATGCGTTGCTCGCCCAGGTCGGCATGCTGGAGCAGGCAGAGCGAGCCTGCGGCGTGCTCGCTTATGGCGATCTCAAGCGCGTCGAACTTGCGGTTGCGTTGGCCAACCAGCCGAAACTCCTGCTGATGGATGAGCCGACCGCCGGCATGGCGCCGCGCGAGCGTATCGAATTGATGGCACTGACCGCCGATATCGCTGCCGCCAAAGGCATTGCCGTGCTTTTCACCGAGCACGACATGGATGTCGTCTTCACCCATTCCGACAGCGTCATCGTGCTCGATCGCGGCCGGCTGATCGCCCATGGCACAGCCGAGGAGGTGCGGCGCGACCCCAATGTCCGCGCCGTCTATCTCGGCTCCGGCGCGACTTCGGGAGGGCATTGA
- a CDS encoding 6-hydroxynicotinate reductase: protein MVRCDACPVLCRIRPGRSGACSRYANDNGLLIRTDPVVLLAEAVELGGPVVPFAENAEDWDGKILPANRTFVTGIGSGTTYPDYKPAPFIVSSQHEGVDTVTVVTEGIFSYCGVKVKIDTDRHLGPETAAVRANGEQVGHVTTAEYGSQMLSLGGVRHLTGGSKKEGNATCEAMLKLSNGEAVELTIDGGHGVIVQAGHAPIVDGKPETRMRVGCGSATIGIFAKQWQGHVDEVIVVDDHITGVLTEHQAGRVLDMKPAGIRVRGRKSTPGRYFQVAQPGLGWGGTDITEPLSIIQKIDAALAWPGMRLLMTSTTGEDSLYCVLDENLLPVEAEMPAAVRQVVERIGENCEPSLCTVTFMAGAGGSLRAGVTENPVLLTRSVQSGTTRVTMGGAPVYVWPGGGITVMVDVLRMPKNAFGYVPTPAIVAPIEFTLPRELYLASGGHADEIVPMEEILRAHGGQARIESAVAENPWPLRRDAG, encoded by the coding sequence ATCGTCCGCTGCGACGCTTGCCCGGTCCTGTGCCGCATTCGCCCCGGCCGCTCCGGCGCCTGCTCGCGCTATGCCAATGACAACGGGCTGCTGATCCGCACCGACCCGGTCGTGCTGCTGGCGGAGGCTGTCGAGCTTGGCGGTCCTGTCGTGCCGTTTGCTGAGAATGCCGAGGATTGGGACGGCAAGATCCTGCCGGCGAACCGCACTTTCGTCACCGGCATCGGCTCGGGCACGACCTATCCCGACTACAAGCCCGCCCCCTTCATCGTCTCCTCGCAGCATGAGGGGGTCGACACCGTCACGGTCGTGACCGAGGGCATCTTTTCGTATTGCGGCGTCAAGGTGAAGATCGACACCGACCGCCATCTCGGCCCGGAGACGGCGGCCGTGCGAGCCAATGGCGAGCAGGTCGGCCATGTCACCACGGCCGAATACGGTTCGCAGATGCTCTCGCTCGGCGGCGTGCGCCACCTCACCGGCGGTTCCAAGAAGGAAGGCAACGCCACCTGCGAGGCGATGCTGAAGCTCAGCAATGGCGAGGCGGTCGAGCTGACCATCGATGGCGGCCATGGCGTGATCGTGCAGGCCGGCCACGCGCCGATCGTCGACGGCAAGCCGGAGACGCGCATGCGCGTCGGCTGCGGCTCGGCCACCATCGGCATCTTCGCCAAGCAGTGGCAGGGTCATGTCGACGAGGTCATCGTCGTCGACGACCACATCACCGGCGTGCTGACCGAGCATCAGGCCGGCCGCGTGCTCGACATGAAGCCCGCCGGCATTCGCGTGCGCGGGCGCAAATCGACGCCTGGTCGCTATTTCCAGGTCGCACAACCCGGGCTCGGCTGGGGCGGCACCGACATCACCGAACCGCTCTCGATCATCCAGAAGATCGACGCAGCCCTCGCCTGGCCCGGCATGCGCCTCTTGATGACATCGACCACCGGCGAGGATTCGCTCTACTGCGTGCTCGACGAGAACTTGCTGCCCGTCGAAGCCGAGATGCCGGCTGCCGTGCGGCAGGTCGTCGAGCGCATCGGCGAAAATTGCGAGCCCTCGCTCTGCACGGTCACCTTCATGGCCGGCGCCGGCGGCAGCTTGCGGGCGGGTGTCACCGAAAACCCCGTGCTGCTGACGCGCTCGGTTCAATCAGGCACGACGCGGGTCACGATGGGCGGCGCACCGGTCTATGTCTGGCCGGGCGGCGGCATCACCGTGATGGTCGATGTGCTGCGCATGCCCAAAAACGCCTTCGGCTATGTGCCGACGCCGGCCATCGTCGCGCCGATCGAATTCACCCTGCCGCGCGAGCTCTATCTGGCCTCGGGTGGGCATGCCGACGAGATCGTCCCGATGGAAGAGATCTTGCGCGCCCATGGCGGGCAAGCGCGGATCGAGAGCGCGGTAGCGGAGAACCCCTGGCCGCTCAGGCGGGATGCGGGGTAG
- a CDS encoding 2Fe-2S iron-sulfur cluster-binding protein → MHVRVTDREGEQRELEALEGWRLMEIIRDWGLPIKAECGGACACATCHVYVAADWVDKLHPPREEELERLDEAFDVRPNSRLACQILFSPELDGLTVVLAPELD, encoded by the coding sequence ATGCATGTCCGTGTCACCGATCGCGAAGGCGAGCAACGCGAACTCGAGGCGCTCGAAGGCTGGCGATTGATGGAAATCATCCGCGACTGGGGCCTACCGATCAAAGCCGAGTGCGGCGGCGCCTGCGCCTGTGCCACCTGCCATGTCTATGTCGCGGCGGACTGGGTCGATAAATTGCATCCGCCGCGCGAGGAGGAGCTGGAGCGCCTCGACGAGGCCTTCGACGTGCGCCCGAATTCACGCCTCGCCTGCCAGATCCTATTCTCGCCCGAGCTCGACGGGCTGACGGTCGTGCTGGCGCCGGAACTGGACTGA
- a CDS encoding ABC transporter permease: protein MDLILTQTLNGLASASSLFLVASGLSIIFGVTRIVNFAHGSLYMLGAYLAWTLVSYFGAAEPLGFWGGVLLAALLVGLLGVVVEVLVLRRIYQAPELFQLLATFGVVLMLQDLTLATWGPEDKLGPRAPGLKSFVILFDNRFPTYELFLIAVGPLVLLILWLLFQKTRWGTLVRAATQDREMVGALGVNQRLLFTSVFAFGSMLAGLGGALQLPREAVNLHMDLSMISEVFVVVVVGGLGSVTGAYLAAVLIGILHAFGILIFPKITLVLVFLVMAVVLVVKPYGLMGKAPIGGARGHGPAEPLLLPADKLTKLAGLVALLLLVLAPLVAPDHILLTLTELVIFALFAASLHFMMGPGGMASFGHAAYFGLGAYGAALAVKWLGASMEPALIFAPFLAGIAGVVFGWFCVRLSGVYLAMLTLAFAQIAWATAFQWVELTGGDNGILGVWPSAWAVSKTGFYYLTLGVCVLSILALRLTIFSPLGYALRAGRDNPLRAEAIGLDVMRIQWVAFAVAAFAAGIAGALFAFFKGSVFPTYMAIPRSVDALLMVLLGGVQTVAGPVIGAFAYAGLSEQLMKATMYWRFGLGLSIVLLVILFPRGLVGASLMLRERWTRRPEPAARLAVEGGR from the coding sequence ATCGACCTCATCCTCACCCAGACGCTGAACGGGCTGGCCTCGGCCTCCTCGCTCTTTCTCGTTGCGTCGGGGCTGTCGATCATCTTCGGCGTCACGCGCATCGTGAATTTCGCGCATGGCTCGCTCTATATGCTGGGCGCCTATCTCGCCTGGACGCTCGTAAGCTATTTCGGCGCGGCGGAGCCGCTCGGCTTCTGGGGCGGCGTGCTGCTCGCGGCGCTCCTCGTCGGGCTCCTCGGCGTCGTGGTCGAGGTCCTGGTTCTGCGCCGGATCTACCAGGCGCCTGAGCTGTTCCAATTGCTCGCGACCTTCGGCGTCGTGCTGATGCTGCAGGACCTGACGCTTGCGACCTGGGGGCCGGAGGACAAACTCGGGCCGCGCGCGCCGGGCCTCAAGAGCTTCGTCATCCTGTTCGACAACCGCTTCCCTACCTATGAGCTCTTCCTGATCGCGGTCGGGCCACTGGTGCTGCTCATCCTCTGGCTGCTGTTCCAGAAGACGCGCTGGGGCACGCTGGTGCGGGCTGCGACGCAGGACCGCGAGATGGTCGGCGCTCTCGGCGTCAACCAGCGCCTGCTCTTCACCTCGGTCTTCGCCTTCGGCTCGATGCTGGCAGGTCTTGGCGGCGCGCTGCAGCTCCCGCGCGAGGCGGTCAACCTGCATATGGACCTGTCGATGATTTCGGAGGTCTTCGTGGTCGTGGTCGTCGGCGGCCTGGGCAGCGTGACGGGGGCTTATCTCGCCGCCGTGCTGATCGGCATCCTGCACGCCTTCGGCATCCTGATCTTCCCCAAGATCACGCTGGTGCTGGTCTTCCTGGTGATGGCGGTGGTCCTGGTGGTCAAGCCCTATGGCTTGATGGGCAAGGCGCCGATCGGCGGGGCGCGCGGCCATGGTCCAGCCGAGCCGCTGCTGCTGCCGGCCGACAAGCTGACCAAGCTTGCCGGCCTGGTCGCGCTCCTGCTGCTCGTGCTCGCGCCGCTGGTCGCGCCAGACCATATCCTGCTGACGCTGACCGAACTCGTGATCTTCGCGCTCTTCGCCGCCTCGCTTCATTTCATGATGGGGCCCGGCGGCATGGCCTCCTTCGGCCACGCCGCCTATTTCGGGCTCGGCGCTTATGGCGCGGCGCTGGCGGTGAAATGGTTGGGCGCTTCGATGGAGCCAGCCCTGATCTTCGCGCCGTTCCTGGCGGGTATCGCCGGCGTCGTCTTCGGCTGGTTCTGCGTGCGCCTCTCGGGCGTCTATCTCGCCATGCTGACGCTCGCCTTCGCACAGATCGCCTGGGCGACCGCCTTCCAATGGGTCGAGCTGACCGGTGGCGACAACGGCATTCTCGGCGTCTGGCCTTCGGCCTGGGCCGTCTCGAAAACCGGCTTCTACTACCTTACGCTCGGCGTCTGCGTGCTCTCGATCCTCGCCTTGCGCCTGACGATCTTCTCGCCGCTCGGCTATGCCTTGCGGGCCGGGCGCGACAACCCGCTGCGGGCCGAGGCGATCGGCCTCGACGTGATGCGCATCCAATGGGTCGCCTTCGCGGTCGCGGCCTTTGCCGCGGGCATCGCGGGTGCGCTCTTCGCCTTCTTCAAGGGCTCGGTCTTCCCGACCTATATGGCGATCCCGCGCTCGGTCGATGCTTTGCTGATGGTGCTGCTCGGCGGCGTGCAGACCGTGGCGGGTCCGGTCATCGGCGCCTTCGCCTATGCCGGCCTGAGCGAGCAATTGATGAAGGCGACGATGTATTGGCGCTTCGGGCTCGGGCTCTCGATCGTGCTGCTCGTCATCCTGTTCCCGCGCGGGCTGGTCGGCGCGTCGCTGATGCTGCGCGAGCGCTGGACGAGGCGGCCTGAGCCTGCTGCCCGGCTGGCAGTGGAGGGCGGGCGATGA
- a CDS encoding UPF0280 family protein — translation MRPSLKTHRVSRLPGNRLHLQEGPSDLVIAAFGPKPRVERAYAAAEARFDGLLTELAGELRLLRQPLDHQPPSLRGATAQRMARACWAFRSQYITPMAAVAGAVADTALTAMLAAEPRLERAYVNNGGDIALHVTPGHPLDIGVVPSLARARPEGFLRLDAASPARGVATSGWRGRSFSLGIADAVTVLARSAAEADAAATIIANAVDVKDAAILRRPARELDPDSDLSGLLVTVEVGPLSPTAVATALGNGVRVAETLLSEGLIEGALLALADEWRSVGGATNPS, via the coding sequence ATGCGCCCCTCATTGAAAACCCATCGCGTCTCCCGCCTGCCCGGCAACCGGCTGCATCTGCAGGAGGGGCCGAGCGATCTCGTCATCGCAGCCTTCGGTCCCAAGCCGCGGGTCGAGCGGGCCTATGCCGCAGCCGAGGCGCGCTTCGACGGGCTTTTGACCGAACTCGCCGGCGAATTGCGCCTGCTGCGCCAGCCGCTCGACCACCAGCCACCCTCCTTGAGAGGTGCGACCGCGCAACGCATGGCGCGCGCCTGCTGGGCCTTCCGGTCGCAATACATCACGCCGATGGCAGCGGTCGCCGGCGCGGTGGCCGATACGGCCCTCACCGCGATGCTCGCCGCCGAACCCCGGCTCGAGCGCGCCTATGTCAATAATGGCGGCGATATCGCGCTGCATGTCACGCCCGGTCATCCGCTCGACATCGGCGTCGTGCCCTCGCTCGCCCGCGCCCGGCCGGAGGGTTTTCTGCGGCTCGATGCGGCAAGCCCGGCGCGGGGCGTCGCGACCAGCGGCTGGCGCGGGCGCTCCTTCTCGCTCGGCATCGCCGACGCGGTCACCGTGCTGGCGCGCTCGGCAGCCGAAGCCGATGCAGCCGCGACCATCATCGCCAACGCCGTCGATGTGAAGGACGCGGCGATCCTGCGGCGGCCGGCGCGGGAACTCGATCCCGACAGCGATCTCAGCGGGTTATTGGTGACGGTTGAAGTGGGGCCGCTGTCGCCCACGGCAGTGGCGACGGCGCTGGGGAATGGCGTCAGGGTCGCTGAGACGCTGCTGTCCGAAGGGCTGATCGAGGGCGCCCTGCTGGCCCTGGCGGATGAATGGCGCAGCGTGGGTGGGGCGACCAATCCGTCATGA
- a CDS encoding ABC transporter ATP-binding protein gives MSALLEIAGLDAYYGRAHILQGLGFTMNRGEVLALMGRNGAGKSTTMKAIMGLVPPTGGTVTFEGRAIQGREPFEIARLGIGYVPEDRRVFSELSVMENLSVAQRPARSDAPHWTPERLFALFPNLGRMRDRPGGAMSGGEQQMLTIARTLMGNPKLVLLDEPSEGLAPVIIEEMAKTILALKAEGLSVLISEQNLHFAGNVADRAAIIEKGMIRFTGTMDELKGNEAVRTQYLSV, from the coding sequence ATGAGTGCGCTACTCGAAATCGCCGGTCTCGACGCCTATTACGGCCGCGCTCATATCCTGCAGGGCCTCGGCTTCACGATGAATCGGGGCGAGGTGCTGGCGCTGATGGGCCGCAACGGTGCCGGCAAATCGACCACGATGAAAGCGATCATGGGCCTGGTGCCTCCAACTGGGGGGACCGTGACCTTCGAGGGGCGGGCGATTCAGGGGCGCGAGCCCTTCGAGATCGCGCGGCTCGGCATCGGCTATGTGCCGGAGGACCGGCGCGTCTTCTCCGAACTCAGCGTGATGGAGAACCTGTCGGTCGCGCAGCGTCCGGCGCGCTCTGACGCACCGCACTGGACGCCGGAGCGGCTGTTTGCGCTCTTCCCCAATCTCGGCCGCATGCGCGACCGGCCGGGCGGGGCGATGTCGGGTGGCGAGCAGCAGATGCTGACGATCGCGCGGACCCTGATGGGCAACCCCAAGCTCGTGCTGCTGGACGAACCGTCCGAGGGGCTGGCGCCGGTCATCATCGAGGAGATGGCCAAGACCATCCTGGCCTTGAAGGCGGAGGGGCTTTCGGTGCTGATCTCGGAGCAGAACCTCCACTTTGCCGGCAATGTCGCCGACCGCGCCGCGATCATCGAAAAGGGCATGATCCGCTTCACCGGCACGATGGATGAGCTGAAGGGCAATGAGGCGGTCAGGACGCAGTATCTGTCGGTGTAG
- a CDS encoding xanthine dehydrogenase family protein subunit M: protein MTRYLRPRTLDEALALRAGDGPLTALAGGTDVYPVRTQRAAWFEPHNRDLLDLSLIPELAGIDHGPDGIRIGAMATWSAIAQADVPPAFDALKQASRQVGGVQIQNRATIGGNLCNASPAADGVPPLLALEAEVELAGRRGSRRLPLASFVLGNRKTALAPDELLVAIHVPAQPAHARSTFKKLGARAYLVISIASVAINLALDEQGRVASLRIAVGACAAAPQRLSAIEARLLGQLPSPALAESISASDLAPLSPIDDVRASAAYRRDAALVLVRRALAGLLSSPLEVAA, encoded by the coding sequence ATGACGCGCTATCTTCGCCCCCGAACACTCGATGAGGCTCTGGCGCTCAGAGCCGGCGACGGCCCGCTGACTGCCCTGGCGGGCGGCACCGACGTCTATCCCGTCCGCACCCAGCGCGCCGCCTGGTTCGAGCCCCATAATCGCGATCTGCTCGACCTCAGCCTCATCCCGGAGCTCGCCGGCATCGATCATGGCCCAGACGGCATCCGTATCGGCGCGATGGCGACATGGAGCGCGATCGCCCAGGCCGATGTCCCGCCTGCCTTCGACGCCTTAAAACAGGCAAGCCGGCAGGTCGGCGGCGTCCAGATCCAGAACCGGGCGACGATCGGCGGCAATCTCTGCAACGCTTCGCCCGCCGCTGACGGGGTGCCGCCGCTGCTCGCATTGGAAGCCGAGGTCGAACTCGCCGGCCGCCGCGGAAGTCGGCGATTGCCACTCGCTTCATTCGTGCTTGGGAACCGCAAGACCGCGCTTGCTCCCGATGAATTGCTGGTCGCCATCCATGTGCCGGCACAGCCGGCGCATGCACGCTCGACGTTCAAAAAACTCGGCGCGCGCGCCTATCTGGTGATCTCGATCGCCTCCGTCGCCATCAATCTCGCCTTGGATGAGCAGGGGCGCGTCGCTTCGCTTCGCATCGCCGTCGGAGCTTGCGCGGCCGCGCCGCAACGATTGAGCGCGATTGAGGCCCGGCTGCTCGGTCAGTTGCCCTCGCCTGCGCTGGCCGAGAGCATCAGTGCCTCCGATCTCGCGCCTCTATCGCCGATCGACGATGTCCGCGCCAGCGCCGCCTATCGCCGCGACGCCGCGCTAGTCCTGGTGCGGCGCGCGCTCGCCGGTTTGCTGTCTTCGCCGCTGGAGGTCGCCGCGTGA
- a CDS encoding NAD(P)/FAD-dependent oxidoreductase — MTQGVAMTQGMAMTNDNIITTDVVIVGAGPCGLFAVFELGLLDIKAHLVDILPKVGGQCAELYPEKPIYDIPGFPIVTGQGLVDNLVEQIKPFGPTFHLNQMIEALEPIGTADAPRFRVTTDAGTVFETKTVIVAAGGGSFQPKKPPIPGIDAYEGNSVFYAVRKMEAFRGRDILIVGGGDSALDWTLNLQPIARRVTLMHRRDDFRAAPHSVEQMRALVASGQMDMKLGQVTGLKGEGSALQAAICRDNAGETFEIACDTLLPFFGLTMKLGPIADWGLNLNENLIPADTEKFETSTPGIFAIGDINTYPGKLKLILSGFHEAALAAQKVHRYVYPDKRLTFQYTTSSTSLQKKLGVA; from the coding sequence ATGACCCAAGGCGTAGCGATGACCCAAGGCATGGCGATGACCAATGACAACATCATCACCACGGATGTCGTGATAGTTGGCGCGGGTCCGTGCGGGTTGTTTGCGGTGTTCGAGCTGGGGCTGCTCGACATCAAGGCGCATCTGGTCGACATCCTGCCCAAGGTCGGCGGACAATGCGCCGAGCTCTATCCGGAGAAGCCGATCTACGACATTCCCGGCTTCCCGATCGTCACCGGCCAGGGCCTGGTCGACAATCTGGTCGAGCAGATCAAGCCGTTTGGCCCGACCTTCCATCTCAACCAGATGATCGAGGCGCTGGAGCCGATCGGCACGGCGGACGCCCCGCGCTTCCGCGTCACCACCGATGCCGGCACGGTGTTCGAGACCAAGACCGTCATCGTCGCCGCCGGTGGCGGCTCGTTCCAGCCCAAGAAGCCGCCGATCCCCGGCATCGACGCCTATGAAGGCAACTCGGTGTTCTATGCCGTGCGCAAGATGGAGGCCTTCCGCGGCCGCGACATCCTGATCGTCGGCGGCGGCGACTCCGCGCTCGACTGGACGCTCAACCTGCAGCCCATCGCCAGGCGCGTCACGCTGATGCATCGCCGCGACGATTTCCGCGCCGCGCCCCATTCGGTCGAGCAGATGCGCGCGCTCGTCGCATCCGGCCAGATGGACATGAAGCTCGGCCAGGTCACAGGCCTCAAGGGCGAAGGCTCGGCGCTCCAGGCTGCGATCTGCCGCGACAATGCCGGTGAGACCTTCGAGATCGCCTGCGATACGCTCCTGCCCTTCTTCGGCCTGACCATGAAGCTCGGCCCGATCGCCGATTGGGGTCTGAACCTCAACGAGAACCTGATCCCGGCCGACACCGAGAAGTTCGAGACGAGCACGCCCGGCATCTTCGCCATCGGTGACATCAACACCTATCCCGGCAAGCTCAAGCTCATCCTCTCGGGCTTCCACGAGGCCGCGCTCGCAGCCCAAAAGGTCCATCGCTACGTCTATCCCGACAAGCGATTGACCTTCCAGTACACGACCTCCTCGACATCCCTGCAGAAGAAACTCGGAGTCGCGTGA
- a CDS encoding molybdopterin-dependent oxidoreductase: protein MNVHDRSTLSASAPATEGIAFRLNGANVHLGDAPDTRLSEALRGSLSATGTKIGCDAGDCGACTILIDGAQACACLTPIGQVEGREIITVEGLAKDALGSALQKAFHAHGAAQCGICTPGMLMAGYDLLKRNPQPDEAETQDALGGVLCRCTGYLKIVEAVRDAHLFIEPAPIAPAASSASVGARMPRLDGEPKVAGTEIYGADAAPVDALWLRAVRSPHPRARFTLGDLDAFIASHPGLVRIFTAKDVPGENSFGIYPHLKDQPVFSTGETRYRGECVLAIVGEKDAVEAIRLSEFPIAWEALPPMVGVKAALGESAFILHDFAPDNVLTRGRVERGDVEAGFAQAAHVAAGSFETGFVEHAYIEPEAGYARRVGDTIEVFACTQAPYMDRDEVARVLGLKLEDVRIIPSACGGGFGGKLDVSLQPMLAVAAWVLDQPVRCVFSRIESMISSTKRHPSAIEAKAACDAAGHLVAFAMEGDFDTGAYSSWGPTVAGRVPVHATGPYKVPNVCNLSRAVYTNGPPAGAFRGFGVPQAAIAQESLFDDLATAAGLDRLEFRLINAIRAGDTTPTGQVLQASAGLAECLEKLKPHWQALLADAAAFNESEGRTRRGVGIGCMWYGIGNTGMSNPSTMRITLDTTGRLTFWNGAVDIGQGSTTVLTQIAADALGLPVEAFTLVIGDTFKTFDAGKTSASRQTFVSGRASEAAAAALRAEILRLTNAGPTATLKLAGTQLLVEENGVIARIDLAALPAKADGIVLEGIGSFDPPTVPLDEKGQGIPYATYGFAAQIASLDVDLDLGTIKLNRIVAAHDVGRAVNPMLVEGQIHGGIAQGIGLALLEEYLPGRTENLHDYLIPTAGDVPPIDIILVEDAEPLGPSGAKGIGEPALVPTAPAILGAIRHATGVTPRQVPVLPHRLWELLRANDIGEETQP from the coding sequence GTGAACGTCCATGATCGCTCCACCCTCAGCGCCTCGGCCCCGGCCACTGAGGGCATCGCCTTCCGGCTCAACGGCGCCAACGTCCATCTGGGCGACGCGCCCGACACCCGGTTGAGCGAGGCGCTGCGCGGGAGCCTCAGCGCCACCGGCACCAAGATCGGCTGCGACGCCGGCGATTGCGGCGCCTGCACGATCCTGATCGACGGCGCACAGGCCTGCGCCTGCCTGACGCCGATCGGACAAGTGGAAGGCCGCGAGATCATCACCGTCGAAGGCCTGGCGAAGGACGCGCTCGGCTCAGCCCTGCAGAAGGCGTTCCACGCGCATGGCGCGGCCCAATGCGGCATCTGCACGCCCGGCATGCTGATGGCGGGCTATGATCTGCTCAAGCGCAACCCGCAGCCCGACGAGGCCGAGACGCAGGATGCGCTCGGCGGCGTGCTCTGCCGCTGCACCGGCTATCTCAAGATCGTCGAGGCCGTGCGCGACGCGCATCTTTTCATCGAGCCCGCTCCGATCGCGCCTGCCGCGAGCAGTGCGTCCGTCGGCGCGCGCATGCCCCGCCTCGACGGCGAGCCGAAGGTCGCCGGTACGGAGATCTATGGCGCCGATGCCGCGCCGGTCGACGCGCTCTGGCTGCGCGCCGTGCGAAGCCCCCATCCCCGCGCGCGTTTCACCCTGGGTGATCTCGACGCCTTCATCGCAAGCCACCCGGGCCTCGTGCGCATCTTCACCGCGAAGGATGTGCCGGGCGAGAATTCCTTCGGCATCTACCCGCATCTCAAGGACCAGCCGGTCTTCTCCACCGGCGAAACCCGCTATCGCGGCGAATGCGTGCTCGCCATCGTCGGCGAGAAGGATGCGGTCGAGGCGATCAGGCTGAGCGAGTTCCCGATTGCCTGGGAGGCGCTGCCGCCGATGGTCGGCGTCAAGGCGGCGCTGGGCGAGAGCGCCTTCATCCTGCACGACTTCGCGCCTGACAATGTGCTGACGCGCGGCCGCGTCGAGCGCGGCGATGTCGAGGCCGGCTTCGCGCAGGCCGCTCATGTCGCCGCAGGCAGCTTCGAGACCGGCTTCGTCGAGCACGCCTATATCGAGCCCGAGGCCGGCTATGCCCGGCGCGTCGGCGACACGATCGAGGTTTTTGCCTGCACCCAGGCGCCCTATATGGACCGCGACGAGGTCGCCCGCGTGCTCGGCCTGAAGCTCGAGGATGTCCGCATCATCCCCTCGGCTTGCGGAGGCGGCTTCGGCGGCAAGCTCGACGTCTCGCTGCAGCCGATGCTGGCGGTCGCGGCCTGGGTCCTCGACCAGCCGGTGCGCTGCGTCTTCAGCCGCATCGAATCGATGATCTCCTCGACCAAGCGCCACCCCTCCGCGATCGAGGCCAAGGCCGCCTGCGATGCGGCCGGCCATCTCGTCGCCTTCGCCATGGAGGGCGATTTCGACACCGGCGCCTATTCCTCCTGGGGGCCGACGGTGGCAGGCCGCGTGCCGGTGCATGCGACCGGCCCCTACAAGGTGCCCAATGTCTGCAACCTGTCGCGCGCGGTCTACACCAACGGCCCGCCAGCAGGCGCGTTTCGCGGCTTCGGCGTGCCCCAGGCGGCGATCGCGCAGGAGAGCCTGTTCGACGATCTCGCCACCGCTGCCGGCCTCGACCGGCTGGAATTCCGCCTGATCAACGCCATCCGTGCCGGCGACACGACACCGACCGGCCAGGTCCTGCAGGCCAGCGCCGGCCTGGCCGAATGCCTGGAGAAGCTCAAACCTCACTGGCAAGCCCTGCTCGCGGATGCGGCCGCTTTCAATGAGAGCGAGGGCCGCACGCGCCGCGGCGTCGGCATCGGCTGCATGTGGTACGGCATCGGCAACACCGGCATGTCGAACCCCTCGACCATGCGAATCACGCTCGACACCACGGGCCGGCTCACCTTCTGGAACGGCGCGGTCGATATCGGCCAGGGCTCGACCACGGTGCTGACCCAGATCGCGGCCGACGCGCTTGGCCTGCCGGTCGAGGCCTTCACGCTGGTCATCGGCGACACCTTCAAAACCTTCGACGCCGGCAAGACCTCGGCCTCGCGCCAGACCTTCGTCTCCGGTCGCGCCTCGGAGGCTGCCGCCGCCGCGCTGCGCGCCGAGATCCTGCGCCTGACCAATGCGGGCCCGACCGCGACCCTGAAGCTCGCGGGCACGCAGCTGCTGGTCGAGGAGAATGGCGTCATCGCGCGCATCGACCTCGCCGCCCTTCCCGCCAAGGCCGATGGCATCGTACTGGAGGGCATCGGGAGCTTCGACCCGCCGACCGTGCCCTTGGACGAAAAAGGCCAGGGCATCCCTTACGCCACCTATGGTTTTGCGGCGCAGATCGCCTCGCTCGACGTCGATCTCGATCTCGGCACGATCAAGCTCAACCGCATCGTCGCGGCCCATGACGTCGGCCGCGCGGTCAACCCGATGCTGGTCGAAGGCCAGATCCATGGCGGCATCGCCCAGGGCATTGGACTCGCGCTGCTGGAGGAATACCTGCCCGGCCGCACCGAGAATCTGCACGATTACCTGATCCCGACCGCCGGCGATGTACCGCCGATCGACATCATCCTGGTCGAGGACGCCGAGCCGCTCGGCCCCTCCGGCGCCAAGGGCATCGGCGAGCCGGCTTTGGTGCCGACCGCCCCAGCCATCCTCGGCGCGATCCGCCACGCCACCGGCGTGACGCCCCGGCAGGTCCCGGTGCTGCCGCATCGTTTGTGGGAATTGCTGCGGGCGAACGATATTGGCGAGGAGACTCAGCCGTGA